DNA sequence from the Amycolatopsis sp. Hca4 genome:
GGCCTTGGTGCTCGGCGCGGCTCTGGTGCTGCTGCTGCAGGTCATCCCGCCCACGGACGAAATCAGCGTCACCCGCCGCACGATCAGCGAATACGGCCTGTCCGACCACAAGTGGGTCTTCGACCTCGCGGTGGTCCTGGTCGCGCTCGGCTCGGCGGCCGGGCTGGCGGTGCTGCGCGGCCAGCGGCGGCTCCCGCTGCCCGCGGCCATCCTGGGGACACTGTGGACAGTCGGGCTCCTGGTCATCGTGGCGTTCCCCAAGCCGGACTGGGCCACGGTCTCCCGCGCGGACTTCGGCGGCACGCTGCACCGGATCGCCAGCGTGGTGGCGTTCGTGGCGCTGCCACTGGCGGTGCTGGTCGCGGCGCGCACGGCGTTCCCCTCGTCACCGCGCCGCCGCTGGACGGCGATCGTGCTGGCGCTGCTGTCACTGTGCTGGTTCGCGGTGATCCTGGGCGCGGTGGTCGTCGCGGCGGCGGAAGACGGCCGGTGGTGGACGTTGATCCCGCTCGGCCTGGTGGAGCGCGGGATGGCGCTGACGGAACTGCTCGCGCTGGGCGTGCTGCTCGCGCCGGTGGGCGTAACTGCGGATGATCGGTTGGCGACTAACCGGGAGTGAGTGGTGATCCGCTGCCGGTTCTGTCCGACCTGACCCCCTCGGAAGAACACCTGCTCGACGGTGCGCGACGAGGCGCGATAGCGCAGGTCAGCGGGTTGCGGGTGCATCTCGTCGAGGTTGCCGCGCCTGAGGTTCGCGGTCGTTTCATCCGGGAGTTGCTGCTCGGCCGGCATGGAGACCTCGACCCACGAGGTGTCCGGCTGACCGGGGCCCGGATCACCGGCGACCTCGATCTGGCGCATGTCCGAGCCAAGTCCAGGCTTTACCTGAGCCGATGCACCATCGGCGGTTCGTTCTCCGCGGTGAATGCGCAGATCGAGAGCCTGACCTGCACCGACTGCCGGATCCACCGCTTCCGCGCCGACCAGGTCCGTATCGATAACGCCCTGAACCTGGCACGGACCCGAGTCACCGGCACGAGCAGCCCGCTGAGCCTGCGCAACGCTCACGTCGGCGCACTGGATTGCACGGAGCTCGAGGTGTACTGGGCCTCCGGTATCGCCTTCGACGCCGACAGCCTGCACGTCGACGGCGATCTGCTCCTCCGCCGTGCCCGCATCCGCGGCACCGGCCAACGCGGAGCACTGCGGTTGCCGAACGCCAGCGTGGGGGGTCAGCTGAGTGGCTTCAAAGCGCGAATCGTGAATGGTTCAGGACCCGCTGTCCATGCCGACGGCGTGCGGGTGCACGGCGACCTCTTCCTGAACAACGCGTGGCTCGAAGGGGCCGACCAGCACGGCGCGGTGCGGTTGCCGGGAGCGGAAATCGGTAGTCAAGCCGACCTCAGCGACGCCCGGGTCACCAATCCTTCCGGCCCGGCAGTGACGGCTGACAACATGCAAGCGAACGACTTGCACCTCATGGATTCACGGATCATGGGCGCCGGTCCAGGTGGAGCACTTCGCCTCCCGGCAGCACGCATCAGCGGTCAACTGCACGGTCACGCACTTGAGGTGGTCAACCCGTCCGGACCGGCGATCGATGCCGACGGCCTGGCCGTGAGCACCGAGCTGTACCTGCGAAAAGCTCAGCTGACAGGCGCGGGTGAACACGGCGCCGTGCGCCTCCTCGGGGCGACCATCGGCGGGCAGTTCGTCGCGGAAAAGCTCCGGGCCGACAATCACTCCGGCCCCGGGCTTGCCGCGGACGGCATCAAGGTGCACAACAACTTCTCCCTGACCGGAGCGCACATCGCCGGCAGCGGCCCGCGCGGCGCAGTCCGACTGGTCGGCGCTCGTCTCGGCAGCCAGTTCCAGTGCGACGGAATGCAGGCCGTCAACGCCTCAGGCCCTGGACTCTCCGCGGACCACCTGGTCGTCGAAAGCAGCCTGTCACTGAGGAACGCGCGCATCGCCGGCGCCGGCGATCATGGCGCACTGCGGCTGCATTCCGCCAAGGTGAGCGGGCAGTTCGACCTCCGTGCCGCATGGATCCGGAGCGCCCACGGTGCCACCATCGGCCTCACCAGCGCCCAAGCCGGTAGCCAGGTTTTTCTTCCCGCCCGGCTGGTGTGCCCGCAGCCGTGGGGCCACTCATGCCGCTGGTCCACCGCCATCGACCTCGAACACTTCACATTCGGGTCGCTGGCTTCCTTGTCCTGGCGACAGTGGCTGCACCTGATCCGCTTTCACACGCCTGAATACACCCCGTCCCCCTACCAGAAGCTCGCCGCTGCGGAACGAGCCGCCGGCCACGACGGGAATGCCCGCCACATCCTCATCGCCCAGCAGCAGGATTTCCTGCGCCGCGACGCCGATGCGCTCGGCGGGCGGCTCACCCGCTTCTTCCACCGTTCCTGGGGCGTCCTCGCCGGCTACGGCTACCGCGCCCGCCGAACCGCCGCTGCCCTTGCACTGGCTCTCCTCGCGGCCGTCACCGTCGGCCTCGTCGCCGGGCACATCACCGACGGCGCCCACCACGCCGCCGAGCGTGTCACCAGCTTCGCACTGCCCATCGGGCAGCCTTGCACG
Encoded proteins:
- a CDS encoding DUF998 domain-containing protein; its protein translation is MVTFPARRLSVAVSLTGIAALVLGAALVLLLQVIPPTDEISVTRRTISEYGLSDHKWVFDLAVVLVALGSAAGLAVLRGQRRLPLPAAILGTLWTVGLLVIVAFPKPDWATVSRADFGGTLHRIASVVAFVALPLAVLVAARTAFPSSPRRRWTAIVLALLSLCWFAVILGAVVVAAAEDGRWWTLIPLGLVERGMALTELLALGVLLAPVGVTADDRLATNRE